One genomic region from Pseudoduganella dura encodes:
- a CDS encoding NAD(P)/FAD-dependent oxidoreductase — protein MAEQFDVVVIGAGAAGMMCAAAAGQRGKRVVLIDHAEKLAEKIRISGGGRCNFTNINAGPANFLSENPHFAKSALSRYTPQDFLALVRKYRIGYHEKHKGQLFCDESAEQVINMLRAECDAANVRWRMPATVQGVEKEGELFLVQTSAGLIEAGAVVIASGGLSIPKIGATDFGYRIARQFDLAIVEPRPALVPLTFDARQWEPFAALAGVSLEVDVETGTLKGRKATGARFREDLLFTHRGLSGPAILQISSFWEPGTPITINLLPELDVAATLIEGKGTVKKQLGNVLAQWLPSRLADGLLKAHDFNAEARLADMQDAQLRRLGQAINAWTITPDGSEGYRKAEVTRGGVDTRELSQQTMGVVKVPGLYFIGEAVDVTGWLGGYNFQWAWASGMAAGLAV, from the coding sequence ATGGCGGAACAGTTCGACGTGGTGGTGATCGGTGCGGGCGCGGCCGGAATGATGTGCGCGGCGGCGGCCGGGCAGCGGGGCAAGCGCGTGGTGCTGATCGATCATGCCGAAAAGCTGGCCGAGAAGATCCGCATTTCCGGCGGCGGCCGCTGCAATTTCACCAACATCAACGCGGGGCCGGCCAATTTCCTGTCGGAGAATCCGCACTTCGCCAAGAGCGCGCTGTCGCGCTACACGCCGCAGGATTTCCTCGCGCTCGTCAGGAAATACCGGATCGGGTACCACGAGAAGCACAAGGGCCAGCTGTTCTGCGACGAGTCGGCCGAGCAGGTCATCAACATGCTGCGCGCCGAGTGCGATGCCGCCAATGTGCGCTGGCGCATGCCGGCCACGGTGCAAGGCGTGGAAAAGGAAGGCGAGCTTTTCCTCGTGCAGACGAGCGCCGGCCTCATCGAAGCCGGGGCGGTCGTGATCGCCTCCGGCGGCCTGTCGATCCCGAAGATCGGCGCGACCGATTTCGGCTACCGCATCGCCAGGCAATTCGACCTGGCCATCGTCGAACCCCGTCCCGCGCTGGTGCCGCTCACCTTCGATGCCCGGCAATGGGAGCCGTTCGCGGCATTGGCCGGCGTGTCGCTCGAAGTGGACGTGGAAACCGGCACGCTGAAGGGCCGCAAGGCCACCGGTGCACGCTTCCGCGAAGACCTGCTGTTCACGCACCGCGGCCTGTCCGGCCCGGCCATCCTGCAGATCTCCAGTTTCTGGGAACCCGGCACGCCGATCACGATCAACCTGCTGCCGGAGCTGGACGTGGCCGCCACGCTGATCGAAGGCAAGGGCACGGTCAAGAAGCAGCTCGGCAACGTGCTGGCGCAATGGCTGCCGTCCCGCCTGGCGGACGGGCTGCTGAAGGCGCACGATTTCAACGCCGAAGCGCGCCTGGCCGATATGCAGGATGCCCAGCTGCGCCGCCTTGGTCAGGCCATCAACGCGTGGACCATCACGCCCGACGGCTCCGAAGGCTACCGCAAGGCCGAGGTCACCCGCGGCGGCGTCGATACCAGGGAACTATCGCAGCAGACCATGGGGGTCGTGAAGGTGCCCGGCCTGTACTTCATCGGCGAAGCCGTCGACGTCACCGGGTGGCTGGGAGGCTACAACTTCCAGTGGGCCTGGGCATCGGGGATGGCCGCGGGGCTGGCAGTCTGA
- the rpsU gene encoding 30S ribosomal protein S21, producing MTTIRLKENEPFEVAMRRFKRTIEKTGLLTELRAREFYEKPTAERKRKLAAAVKRHYKRIRSQQLPKKLY from the coding sequence ATGACCACTATCCGCCTTAAAGAAAACGAGCCGTTCGAAGTTGCCATGCGCCGCTTCAAGCGCACCATCGAAAAAACCGGTCTGCTGACCGAACTGCGCGCACGCGAGTTCTACGAAAAGCCAACCGCCGAGCGCAAGCGCAAGCTGGCCGCAGCCGTGAAGCGTCACTACAAGCGTATCCGCAGCCAGCAGCTGCCGAAGAAGCTGTACTAA
- a CDS encoding GatB/YqeY domain-containing protein, with amino-acid sequence MSLKAQITDDMKAAMRAKEAGKLSTIRLILADIKRKEVDEQIELNDTQVLAVVEKMIKQRKDSITQFEAGGRADLADIEKAELAVLAAYMPAGLSDDEVAAEVAAGVAASGAAGPQDMGKVMAILKPKLAGRADMTAVSGLVKKALTGA; translated from the coding sequence ATGAGCCTGAAAGCCCAGATTACCGATGACATGAAAGCCGCGATGCGCGCCAAGGAGGCCGGCAAGCTTTCCACGATCCGCCTGATCCTGGCCGATATCAAGCGCAAGGAAGTGGACGAGCAGATCGAGCTGAACGATACGCAGGTGCTGGCCGTCGTCGAAAAGATGATCAAGCAGCGCAAGGATTCCATCACGCAGTTTGAAGCCGGTGGCCGTGCCGACCTGGCCGATATCGAAAAGGCCGAACTGGCCGTGCTGGCCGCCTACATGCCTGCCGGCCTGTCGGATGACGAAGTGGCCGCCGAAGTCGCCGCCGGCGTCGCCGCCTCCGGTGCCGCCGGCCCGCAGGACATGGGCAAGGTCATGGCGATCCTGAAGCCGAAGCTGGCCGGCCGTGCCGACATGACGGCGGTGTCCGGCCTCGTCAAGAAGGCGCTGACCGGCGCCTGA
- the dnaG gene encoding DNA primase → MIPQSFISDLLNRVDIVDVVGRYVQLKKGGANFQGLCPFHNEKSPSFTVSPTKQFYHCFGCQAHGTAIGFLIEYSGMGFVDAVKDLAQSVGMIVPEADDKIPPAQRAQIQAQSLALSEAMSLSADFYKAQLRKAPNAIGYLKGRGLTGEIAARFALGYAPEGWDNLRAVFPQYDAPALVEAGLVIDKVDEEGRHIKRYDRFRERVMFPIRNAKGQVIAFGGRIMDQGEPKYLNSPETPLFSKGSELYGLFEARQAIRDAGYVLVTEGYMDVVALAQMGFPQAVATLGTACTTVHVQKLLRQTDNVIFSFDGDKAGRRAARRALEACLPHVADDKTIKFLFLPAEHDPDSYIREFGTEGFEQQVHEAMPLSQFLLREAAGEHDLDEPEGRARAQFDAKPMLQAMAPSALRLQIVRGLASMTQSTPGEIEALFELSKPVAASRKAPPRSKRQEPVGLERKIVRAVVTHPALALQLDESALQAFHQFGPEQCEHLVHLVQTAQALGEGATFAALVQGLKDQGADYDALISEIAEAPEQDIDAEAAVLKATVRQLKKDALNAELNEIFASALSTEEKAIRYRENMAKQDMLSREEQSELANR, encoded by the coding sequence GTGATTCCACAATCCTTTATTTCCGACCTGCTGAACCGCGTCGACATCGTGGACGTGGTGGGCCGCTATGTGCAGCTCAAGAAGGGCGGCGCCAATTTCCAGGGCCTGTGCCCGTTCCACAACGAAAAATCCCCCAGCTTCACCGTCAGCCCCACCAAGCAGTTCTATCACTGCTTCGGCTGCCAGGCGCACGGTACCGCGATCGGTTTCCTGATCGAGTATTCCGGCATGGGCTTCGTCGATGCCGTGAAGGACCTGGCCCAGAGCGTGGGCATGATCGTGCCCGAGGCGGACGACAAGATTCCGCCCGCCCAGCGCGCCCAGATCCAGGCGCAGAGCCTGGCGCTGTCCGAGGCGATGTCGCTGTCCGCCGACTTCTACAAGGCGCAGCTGCGCAAGGCGCCGAACGCCATAGGCTACCTGAAGGGCCGCGGCCTGACGGGGGAAATCGCGGCCCGCTTCGCGCTCGGCTATGCGCCCGAAGGCTGGGACAACCTGCGCGCCGTGTTCCCGCAATACGATGCGCCGGCGCTGGTCGAGGCCGGCCTCGTCATCGACAAGGTCGATGAGGAAGGCCGCCACATCAAGCGCTACGACCGTTTCCGCGAACGCGTGATGTTCCCGATCCGTAACGCCAAGGGGCAGGTCATCGCCTTCGGCGGCCGGATCATGGATCAGGGCGAGCCAAAGTACTTGAATTCTCCGGAAACGCCTTTATTTTCAAAGGGTTCAGAGCTGTATGGCTTGTTCGAGGCACGCCAGGCGATCCGCGATGCCGGCTATGTGCTGGTGACGGAAGGGTATATGGATGTCGTTGCGCTGGCCCAGATGGGCTTCCCGCAGGCGGTGGCCACGCTCGGCACCGCGTGCACGACGGTTCACGTGCAAAAGCTGTTGCGCCAAACCGACAACGTGATCTTCAGTTTCGACGGCGACAAGGCCGGTCGCCGCGCCGCGCGCCGCGCGCTGGAAGCGTGCCTGCCGCACGTGGCCGACGACAAGACGATCAAGTTCCTGTTCCTGCCGGCCGAGCACGATCCGGACAGTTATATCCGCGAGTTCGGCACCGAGGGCTTCGAGCAGCAGGTACATGAAGCGATGCCGCTGTCGCAGTTTCTGCTGCGCGAGGCGGCCGGCGAGCACGACCTGGATGAACCGGAAGGCCGCGCCCGTGCGCAGTTCGATGCGAAGCCGATGCTGCAGGCCATGGCGCCGTCGGCGCTGCGGTTGCAGATCGTGCGCGGGCTCGCTTCGATGACGCAGAGCACGCCTGGCGAGATCGAGGCGCTGTTCGAGCTGTCGAAACCGGTGGCGGCCAGCCGCAAGGCGCCGCCGCGCAGCAAGCGGCAGGAGCCGGTGGGGCTGGAGCGCAAGATCGTCCGTGCCGTCGTCACGCATCCGGCACTGGCGCTGCAGCTGGACGAGTCGGCGCTGCAGGCGTTCCACCAGTTCGGCCCGGAGCAGTGCGAGCACCTGGTGCACCTGGTACAGACGGCCCAGGCGCTCGGCGAAGGCGCCACGTTCGCCGCACTGGTGCAGGGCCTGAAGGACCAGGGGGCCGATTATGATGCGCTGATCAGCGAAATCGCCGAGGCGCCGGAACAGGATATCGATGCCGAAGCCGCGGTGCTCAAAGCCACGGTGCGCCAGCTGAAGAAGGACGCGCTGAACGCGGAGTTGAACGAGATCTTCGCCTCGGCATTGTCGACGGAAGAAAAAGCCATTCGCTATCGGGAAAATATGGCGAAGCAGGACATGTTATCCCGCGAAGAACAGTCGGAACTGGCGAATCGATAG
- the rpoD gene encoding RNA polymerase sigma factor RpoD, producing the protein MTAKAAKTADKSEARTETRAEASAEAGVETRAPAAPPAVSQTTDAAALAAIDTSGYVLPSVKVPGRRGRKPKEFQPENEEVAALNAVERAELKAVDKAKAKDRKAKEKALLKDAFSSDTEATEEELERRRQKLKTLIKFGKERGFLTYAEINDHLPDNIVDPEAIEGIIGTFNDMGIAVYEHAPDAETLLLSDNVATVTSDDEAEAAAEAALSTVDSDFGRTTDPVRMYMREMGSVELLTREGEIEIAKRIEDGLKDMIQAISACPVTIAEIIATAERIRNDEIKIDEIVDGLVDESDDAPNQAPPTAAVASDEDDEEEEEEEEEAEEEEEANASGAAAGYSAEQLEALKNTALGKFGEIASQFDKMRKAFEKEGYSSKSYVRAQDAISNELLGIRFTAKVVEKLCDTLRGQVDEVRHIEKQILDVAVNKCGMPRAHFIKVFPGNETNLEWVDGEVAASHAYSAILGRNIPTIKELQQRLIDLQARVVLPLPDLRNINRQMAAGEMKARKAKREMTEANLRLVISIAKKYTNRGLQFLDLIQEGNIGLMKAVDKFEYRRGYKFSTYATWWIRQAITRSIADQARTIRIPVHMIETINKMNRISRQILQETGAEPDPATLAIKMEMPEDKIRKIMKIAKEPISMETPIGDDDDSHLGDFIEDNNTLAPSDAALHASMRGVVKDVLDSLTPREAKVLRMRFGIEMSTDHTLEEVGKQFDVTRERIRQIEAKALRKLRHPSRSDKLKSFLEGN; encoded by the coding sequence GTGACCGCCAAGGCAGCCAAGACGGCCGACAAATCCGAAGCGCGCACGGAAACCCGCGCCGAAGCCAGCGCGGAAGCGGGCGTGGAAACGCGCGCGCCCGCGGCACCGCCGGCGGTGAGCCAGACCACCGATGCGGCCGCGCTGGCCGCGATCGACACGTCCGGCTACGTGCTGCCGAGCGTGAAGGTGCCCGGCCGGCGCGGCCGCAAGCCGAAGGAATTCCAGCCCGAGAACGAGGAAGTGGCGGCCCTGAACGCCGTCGAGCGCGCCGAACTGAAGGCCGTGGACAAGGCAAAAGCCAAGGACCGCAAGGCCAAGGAAAAGGCACTGCTGAAAGACGCGTTCTCGTCCGACACGGAAGCCACCGAGGAAGAGCTGGAACGCCGCCGCCAGAAGCTGAAAACGCTGATCAAGTTCGGCAAGGAGCGCGGCTTCCTCACATACGCCGAAATCAACGACCACCTGCCGGACAACATCGTCGACCCGGAAGCGATCGAAGGCATCATCGGCACGTTCAACGACATGGGCATTGCCGTGTACGAGCACGCGCCCGATGCCGAAACCTTGCTGCTGTCCGACAACGTTGCCACGGTCACCAGCGACGACGAGGCGGAAGCCGCCGCCGAAGCCGCGCTGTCCACCGTCGACTCCGATTTCGGCCGTACGACCGACCCGGTGCGCATGTACATGCGTGAAATGGGCTCCGTCGAACTGCTCACGCGCGAAGGCGAGATCGAGATCGCGAAACGGATCGAGGATGGCCTGAAGGACATGATCCAGGCCATTTCCGCCTGCCCGGTCACCATTGCCGAGATCATCGCCACGGCCGAGCGCATCCGCAACGACGAGATCAAGATCGACGAGATCGTCGACGGCCTCGTCGACGAGAGCGACGATGCGCCGAACCAGGCGCCGCCGACGGCGGCCGTCGCATCCGACGAGGATGACGAAGAGGAAGAGGAAGAAGAAGAGGAAGCCGAGGAAGAGGAAGAGGCCAATGCATCCGGCGCGGCCGCGGGCTACTCGGCCGAGCAGCTCGAGGCGCTGAAGAACACGGCCCTGGGCAAGTTCGGTGAAATCGCCAGCCAGTTCGACAAGATGCGCAAGGCCTTCGAGAAGGAAGGCTACAGCTCGAAGTCGTATGTGCGGGCGCAGGATGCGATCTCGAACGAACTGCTGGGCATCCGCTTCACGGCGAAGGTCGTGGAAAAGCTGTGCGACACGCTGCGTGGCCAGGTCGACGAAGTGCGCCACATCGAGAAGCAGATCCTCGACGTGGCGGTGAACAAGTGCGGCATGCCGCGCGCCCACTTCATCAAGGTCTTCCCCGGCAATGAAACGAACCTGGAATGGGTCGACGGCGAAGTGGCCGCCAGCCACGCGTACAGCGCGATCCTGGGCCGCAACATCCCCACGATCAAGGAACTGCAGCAGCGTCTGATCGACCTGCAGGCCAGGGTCGTGCTGCCGCTGCCGGACCTGCGCAACATCAACCGCCAGATGGCGGCCGGCGAGATGAAGGCGCGCAAGGCCAAGCGCGAAATGACCGAGGCCAACCTGCGCCTGGTGATCTCGATCGCCAAGAAATACACCAACCGCGGCCTGCAGTTCCTCGACCTGATCCAGGAAGGCAACATCGGCCTGATGAAGGCCGTGGACAAGTTCGAGTACCGCCGCGGCTACAAGTTCTCCACGTACGCCACATGGTGGATCCGCCAGGCCATCACGCGCTCGATCGCCGACCAGGCGCGCACCATCCGCATTCCGGTGCACATGATCGAAACGATCAACAAGATGAACCGGATCAGCCGCCAGATCCTGCAGGAAACGGGCGCCGAGCCCGATCCCGCCACCCTGGCGATCAAGATGGAGATGCCGGAAGACAAGATCCGCAAGATCATGAAGATCGCCAAGGAGCCGATCTCGATGGAAACGCCGATCGGCGACGACGACGATTCCCACCTGGGCGACTTTATCGAGGACAACAATACCCTCGCGCCATCGGATGCCGCGCTGCACGCATCGATGCGCGGCGTGGTGAAGGACGTGCTCGACTCGCTGACGCCGCGCGAAGCCAAGGTGCTGCGCATGCGCTTCGGCATCGAAATGTCGACCGACCACACGCTGGAAGAAGTGGGCAAGCAGTTCGACGTGACCCGCGAGCGGATCCGACAGATCGAGGCGAAGGCGCTGCGCAAGCTGCGCCACCCGTCGCGGTCGGACAAGCTGAAGAGTTTCCTGGAAGGGAATTGA